A region from the Merismopedia glauca CCAP 1448/3 genome encodes:
- a CDS encoding threonine aldolase family protein: protein MLPARCAIAPLPSSLFLLPSSLLNMNFGSDNVTGVAPEIMAALVAANQGAAIPYGDDESTHRLQEIFSQLFETEVVIFPVVTGSAANSLALSVITPSFGAIYCHEDAHINQDECGAPEFYTGGAKLVTLKGEAGKISATDLAQRLATAGTGVVHRVQPAAVSITQATEAGTVYSLEEIGAITQVTHSHNLKLHVDGARFANALVTLGCTPAEATWKAGVDVLSFGATKNGAMAAEAVIFFQPELAKTFGYRRKRSGHLLSKMRFLSTQLETYIKEDLWLKNATHANLMANRLATELAAIPGLELRYPVAANEIFIYLPETVISELFAEGFKFYRWEPGGDLSLVRLVTAFDTEPEAIAAFVETVKSCLIVS from the coding sequence ATGCTTCCAGCACGCTGCGCGATCGCCCCTCTTCCTTCTTCCCTCTTCCTTCTTCCTTCTTCCTTATTAAATATGAACTTTGGTAGTGATAATGTGACTGGGGTAGCTCCAGAGATTATGGCGGCATTAGTTGCGGCTAATCAAGGTGCGGCTATTCCTTATGGTGATGATGAATCCACTCACAGATTACAAGAAATATTTTCCCAGTTATTTGAAACTGAAGTGGTAATATTTCCAGTAGTCACAGGCTCTGCGGCTAATTCGCTGGCTTTATCAGTAATAACGCCATCTTTTGGGGCTATTTATTGCCATGAAGATGCCCATATCAATCAAGATGAATGTGGTGCGCCAGAATTTTATACTGGAGGAGCAAAGCTAGTTACCTTAAAAGGTGAAGCTGGCAAAATCTCAGCGACGGATTTAGCTCAAAGGTTAGCTACAGCCGGAACTGGGGTGGTGCATCGGGTACAACCAGCAGCAGTAAGTATCACCCAAGCCACAGAAGCAGGAACGGTTTATAGTTTAGAAGAGATCGGGGCGATCACTCAAGTCACCCATTCCCATAACCTGAAGCTACACGTAGATGGCGCTAGATTTGCTAATGCACTCGTCACGTTAGGCTGTACCCCAGCAGAAGCCACTTGGAAGGCTGGTGTGGATGTCTTATCTTTTGGAGCCACCAAAAATGGGGCAATGGCAGCAGAAGCTGTCATCTTCTTTCAGCCAGAGTTAGCTAAAACATTTGGTTACCGTAGAAAGCGTAGTGGGCATTTACTTTCAAAAATGCGCTTTTTATCCACCCAACTAGAAACTTATATCAAAGAAGATCTATGGCTCAAAAATGCCACTCATGCTAACCTCATGGCAAATCGGCTAGCGACAGAGTTAGCTGCCATTCCAGGGCTAGAATTACGATATCCAGTGGCAGCCAATGAGATCTTCATCTACTTACCAGAAACCGTAATTAGTGAGTTATTTGCAGAAGGGTTCAAATTCTATCGCTGGGAACCAGGAGGAGATCTCAGTTTAGTGAGGTTAGTCACGGCTTTTGACACTGAACCAGAGGCGATCGCAGCTTTCGTCGAAACCGTTAAATCTTGCCTCATCGTCTCATAA